In one window of Fodinibius salicampi DNA:
- a CDS encoding PhzF family phenazine biosynthesis protein — translation MNLKIYQVDAFASAIFHGNPAAVCPLEEWLAKEQMQNIAMENNLAETAFFVKEEEGYALRWFTPQTEVDLCGHATLASAHVLFEHMGYKKEVIRFHTNSGILSVRRKGDQLTMDFPTAELNDFEPPAVLEEALRLPPTKVYKDTDILYVVNNGLQLRNMDPDFRLLKQLNTRGVIVTAPGIGDVDFLSRFFAPAVGVDEDPVTGSAHTMLTPYWSKRLGKKRLIGRQISKRGGTVYCEYKGDRVVLSGEACTYLEGTILL, via the coding sequence ATGAATCTTAAAATCTACCAGGTTGATGCTTTTGCTTCAGCCATTTTTCATGGAAATCCCGCCGCGGTATGTCCCCTTGAGGAGTGGCTGGCGAAGGAGCAGATGCAAAACATTGCCATGGAAAATAATCTTGCCGAAACGGCTTTTTTTGTAAAAGAGGAGGAGGGATACGCCCTGCGCTGGTTTACCCCTCAAACCGAGGTAGATTTGTGTGGACACGCGACCCTTGCTTCGGCTCATGTACTTTTTGAGCATATGGGATATAAAAAAGAGGTGATTCGTTTCCATACCAACAGCGGTATCCTGAGTGTGCGTAGGAAAGGAGATCAGCTGACAATGGATTTTCCTACTGCCGAGCTCAATGATTTCGAACCGCCTGCAGTTCTTGAGGAGGCTTTACGGCTTCCACCGACAAAAGTCTATAAAGATACTGATATTCTTTACGTAGTAAACAACGGATTGCAGCTTCGGAATATGGATCCCGATTTCCGGTTGCTCAAACAGCTAAATACCCGGGGAGTAATTGTTACGGCTCCAGGCATTGGAGATGTTGATTTCTTATCCCGCTTTTTTGCTCCCGCTGTGGGTGTGGATGAAGATCCGGTTACCGGATCAGCCCATACGATGCTAACTCCCTATTGGAGCAAGCGTTTGGGTAAAAAACGGCTGATTGGCCGCCAAATATCTAAGCGTGGTGGGACGGTATATTGCGAGTATAAGGGAGATCGCGTTGTGTTGAGTGGAGAAGCATGTACCTATCTGGAGGGAACTATTTTATTATAA
- a CDS encoding sulfite exporter TauE/SafE family protein yields the protein MELLLLLVLGIVAGLVAGLFGLGGGILFTPILFIVFSDAGIADPVVLTIGSSLFCTFIAAAGSSIRQYHQQNFYWSEGLKVGSLGAVGVLLGKQVITSDYYSQQEFVIFFSVLLMYVAYMFYRRGSQGEKHIYLDETPVTFKQSAVTGGLGGFVAALAGIGGGGVMVPLMNLWYKKKFARVVSISSLAIVFISLSGWVQLAFFNGTTETLSAFNIGYVDFGAAFPLALGGLLGGFVGALFNLKINRRYLQYAFAFLAIGMAIKLLAEVF from the coding sequence ATGGAATTGTTACTATTGCTTGTATTGGGGATTGTTGCAGGTCTTGTTGCAGGACTTTTTGGACTAGGCGGGGGGATCTTGTTTACGCCTATTCTGTTTATTGTATTCAGTGATGCCGGTATCGCTGATCCGGTGGTACTTACGATTGGCAGTTCACTTTTCTGTACTTTTATAGCGGCAGCTGGAAGTTCCATTCGACAATATCATCAACAAAACTTTTATTGGTCAGAGGGATTGAAAGTTGGGTCTCTGGGAGCCGTTGGTGTTTTATTGGGAAAGCAGGTTATTACATCGGACTATTACAGTCAGCAAGAGTTTGTTATTTTTTTCAGTGTATTGCTAATGTATGTGGCCTATATGTTCTATCGGCGCGGCTCCCAGGGAGAAAAACATATTTATCTGGACGAAACACCGGTAACGTTTAAACAATCAGCGGTTACCGGGGGACTCGGAGGTTTTGTGGCTGCACTGGCCGGTATTGGTGGCGGAGGCGTTATGGTGCCACTGATGAATCTTTGGTATAAAAAAAAGTTTGCCAGAGTAGTTAGTATTTCTTCTTTGGCTATCGTCTTTATATCGCTTTCCGGCTGGGTGCAACTGGCATTTTTTAATGGAACAACGGAAACTTTAAGTGCTTTTAATATCGGATATGTAGATTTTGGCGCCGCATTCCCACTGGCTTTGGGCGGACTTTTGGGTGGGTTCGTGGGTGCCCTGTTTAATCTCAAAATAAATCGCCGCTACCTCCAATACGCCTTTGCCTTTTTAGCCATAGGGATGGCAATTAAGCTGTTGGCCGAAGTATTTTAA
- a CDS encoding alpha/beta hydrolase family protein — MAILLISCFLLSISTLSAQKQKLEPKDYGQWQRIGGTELSPDGEWFSYNISLEDGDGWLIIKEVGADTTAEHKFMHGVRPDFSNDNKWAAFLIGVSEDEQKKLEEQNKSVRYKLGLMNLATTQVDTFKNVQSFEFSNNGHHLLMRKYKPEESNTDGADVIIRNLRQGTNQLVGNVSEYEFNKKGDKLALLLDATEDFGNGAHLYDLASNRINILDSDTTNYKELSWNKEGTAVAFLKELEKEDFKDPTHLVYAFRNLNQSPQKQIFDQQEFQTFPDSFRVVDYQEPRWSDDGGTLFMGIKEWEKDPEEAPKKSDADSTAKKNDDDDLDPSNVEVWHWKDADIQPRQEVMADAERRSNYLSAWHLDDDKFVQLGAENREQLQLTGDQKHVVAYNPKPYEPAFEEDWREVYVLDVATGEEKKILDRHEFVRTSPDGQYLLYFKDKNWWTYDISEDTHTNITGDIDSRFENFTRVNGREYRRPFGSGDWAEDDQWVLIYDRYDTYKVWTDGSNYNRLTEGASDRIRFRYTSIDYGDDQDGIKDDQPIFFSMYGDTTKKRGYARYTDGNLETLIYEDQMYNRFSRADSTDRFVYQMQSATDSPDMFLVDNSFDDPVTLTFTNPQQEDYYWADDELITFTNERGDQLEGRLLYPANYEPGETYPMVTYIYEKRSQTMHSYSMPSRKSPYNFRRFSSEGYFVFQPDINYELRDPGVSAVESVVPAVEKVIDTGMINEDQIGLTGHSWGAYQTTFIITQTNLFNSAVAGAPLTNMISMYNSIYWNSGMTDAKIFEVSQGRFPDPWWEDWDNFVDNSPIFNMEGVNTPLLVEFGTDDGAVDFNQGVELYNTMRRMQNPFVMLVYEGENHGLAREENQIDYATRAFEWHEHYLLGKEPADWITEGLPYLERPAIQEEEQE; from the coding sequence TTGGCAATACTTCTTATCAGTTGTTTCCTACTTAGCATTTCTACTCTTTCTGCTCAAAAACAAAAGCTTGAGCCCAAGGACTATGGTCAGTGGCAACGCATAGGGGGTACGGAGCTGTCACCTGATGGGGAATGGTTTTCCTATAATATTAGCCTGGAAGATGGGGATGGCTGGCTCATAATCAAAGAAGTGGGAGCAGACACCACCGCAGAACATAAGTTCATGCATGGCGTGCGACCTGATTTTTCGAACGATAACAAATGGGCCGCCTTCCTGATTGGTGTTTCTGAAGATGAACAGAAAAAACTTGAGGAGCAGAACAAGAGTGTGCGCTATAAGCTGGGACTGATGAATCTCGCTACCACCCAGGTAGATACCTTCAAGAATGTACAGAGTTTCGAGTTTTCCAATAATGGCCACCATTTGCTGATGCGTAAATACAAACCTGAAGAAAGCAATACTGATGGAGCCGATGTCATCATTCGTAATCTACGGCAGGGTACCAATCAGCTGGTAGGCAATGTTTCAGAATATGAGTTCAATAAAAAGGGAGACAAGCTGGCCCTTCTACTGGATGCTACCGAAGATTTCGGAAATGGAGCGCATCTCTATGACTTGGCATCCAACAGGATAAACATTCTGGATAGCGATACGACGAACTACAAAGAACTCAGCTGGAATAAAGAAGGTACGGCCGTGGCCTTCCTCAAGGAGCTGGAAAAAGAAGACTTTAAGGACCCCACCCACTTAGTATATGCTTTCAGGAACCTAAATCAATCACCACAGAAACAGATTTTTGACCAGCAGGAATTCCAGACTTTCCCGGATAGTTTTCGCGTAGTTGATTATCAGGAACCGCGATGGTCAGATGACGGAGGAACCCTTTTTATGGGAATTAAAGAATGGGAGAAAGACCCGGAAGAAGCCCCCAAGAAATCTGATGCAGATTCTACTGCGAAAAAGAACGATGATGACGACCTGGACCCCTCCAATGTAGAAGTATGGCACTGGAAGGATGCGGATATACAACCCCGGCAGGAAGTAATGGCCGATGCCGAACGACGTTCCAACTACCTTTCCGCATGGCATTTGGATGATGATAAGTTTGTACAGTTGGGAGCGGAAAATCGCGAGCAACTGCAGCTGACCGGGGACCAGAAACATGTCGTGGCCTATAATCCCAAACCTTACGAACCGGCCTTTGAGGAGGATTGGCGCGAGGTATATGTACTTGATGTGGCCACTGGCGAAGAAAAGAAAATATTAGACCGGCATGAGTTTGTACGCACCTCTCCCGATGGTCAGTATTTACTTTACTTTAAGGATAAAAATTGGTGGACCTACGATATCAGCGAAGATACGCACACCAATATAACAGGTGATATAGACAGTCGCTTTGAAAACTTTACACGGGTAAACGGCCGTGAATATCGGCGTCCCTTTGGGAGTGGCGACTGGGCTGAGGATGATCAGTGGGTATTGATTTATGACCGATACGATACCTATAAGGTATGGACAGACGGCAGCAACTACAACCGGCTTACTGAGGGAGCCTCTGACCGTATCCGCTTTCGTTACACATCCATTGACTACGGCGACGATCAGGATGGGATAAAGGATGATCAACCGATATTTTTCAGTATGTATGGCGATACTACAAAAAAACGGGGTTATGCTCGCTATACTGACGGCAACCTGGAAACACTCATATACGAAGATCAAATGTACAACCGTTTCTCCCGGGCTGATTCTACCGATCGTTTTGTCTATCAGATGCAGTCGGCAACAGATTCTCCCGATATGTTCCTTGTCGATAACAGCTTTGATGATCCGGTTACTCTTACTTTTACTAACCCGCAACAGGAAGATTATTACTGGGCGGACGATGAACTTATTACCTTTACCAACGAAAGGGGCGATCAATTAGAAGGACGGCTCCTCTATCCCGCTAATTACGAACCCGGAGAAACCTATCCAATGGTCACCTATATCTATGAAAAACGCTCTCAAACCATGCATAGTTATAGCATGCCCTCCCGGAAAAGTCCCTATAATTTTCGAAGATTTTCTTCAGAGGGGTACTTTGTCTTTCAGCCGGATATCAACTATGAGCTTAGAGATCCGGGTGTTTCTGCGGTTGAAAGTGTAGTGCCAGCAGTTGAAAAAGTTATTGATACCGGCATGATTAACGAAGATCAAATCGGTTTAACGGGACACTCATGGGGCGCTTATCAAACAACCTTTATCATCACCCAAACCAATCTCTTTAACTCTGCTGTAGCTGGTGCCCCGCTCACGAATATGATTAGCATGTATAATTCTATATACTGGAATAGCGGCATGACGGATGCCAAAATTTTCGAGGTTAGCCAGGGACGCTTTCCCGATCCATGGTGGGAAGACTGGGACAATTTCGTTGATAATTCTCCCATTTTTAATATGGAAGGAGTCAATACTCCACTACTGGTCGAATTTGGAACCGACGACGGCGCTGTAGATTTCAACCAAGGTGTAGAGCTCTACAATACCATGCGGCGGATGCAAAATCCTTTTGTAATGCTGGTGTATGAAGGTGAAAATCACGGACTGGCACGTGAAGAAAACCAGATTGACTATGCAACTCGTGCGTTCGAATGGCACGAGCATTATCTGCTAGGCAAGGAACCCGCCGACTGGATAACCGAAGGGCTACCCTATCTCGAACGGCCGGCTATACAGGAAGAAGAGCAGGAATAA